In a single window of the Pelagibacterium sp. 26DY04 genome:
- a CDS encoding ATP-binding cassette domain-containing protein yields the protein MNQHANVPLVELEDISIAFGGIRAVDGASIDLYPGEVVGLLGHNGAGKSTLIKILSGAYKRDSGDIRIDGQDATINNPRDAKAYGIETIYQTLAVADNVDAAANLFLGRELTTAIGTLDDVAMEAKAREVMGRLNPNFSRFKEPVKALSGGQRQSVAIARAILFNARILIMDEPTAALGPQETAQVGDLIRQLKSEGIGIFLISHDIHDVFDLADRVCVMKNGQVVGTAKTADVTKDEVLGMIIMGKCPPGAVPGPGAMKE from the coding sequence ATGAACCAACACGCAAACGTTCCACTCGTCGAGCTCGAGGATATTTCCATCGCGTTCGGCGGCATCAGGGCGGTCGACGGGGCATCGATCGATCTTTACCCCGGTGAGGTCGTCGGCCTTCTGGGGCACAACGGCGCCGGCAAATCGACGCTGATCAAGATTCTCTCGGGCGCCTATAAGCGCGACAGCGGCGATATCCGTATCGATGGGCAGGATGCCACGATCAACAATCCCCGCGATGCCAAAGCCTATGGCATCGAGACGATCTACCAGACGCTCGCCGTCGCTGATAATGTCGATGCCGCTGCCAATCTTTTCCTCGGTCGGGAATTGACCACTGCCATCGGCACACTCGACGACGTGGCGATGGAGGCCAAGGCGCGCGAGGTGATGGGGCGACTGAACCCCAATTTCAGCCGCTTCAAGGAGCCTGTCAAAGCGCTCTCGGGCGGACAGCGGCAATCGGTGGCGATCGCCCGCGCGATCCTGTTCAACGCCCGTATCCTGATCATGGACGAACCGACCGCGGCCCTAGGCCCGCAAGAGACGGCGCAAGTGGGCGATCTCATTCGGCAGCTCAAATCGGAAGGCATCGGCATCTTCCTCATCAGCCACGACATCCACGATGTGTTCGATCTGGCAGACCGCGTTTGCGTGATGAAGAATGGCCAGGTGGTGGGAACGGCCAAAACTGCCGATGTCACCAAGGATGAGGTGCTCGGGATGATCATCATGGGCAAATGCCCGCCTGGGGCGGTTCCAGGACCGGGCGCAATGAAGGAATAG
- a CDS encoding sugar ABC transporter permease → MSSSNTPAFSVGTPVRRFMSATEIDTRLLGMVGALLLIWVGFHFLSGGLFLTPRNLWNLSVQTASISIMATGMVLVIVTRNIDLSVGSLLGIIAMVMGVTQAEYLPAMLGFGHPFIWAITLAVGLACGLVIGALQGSIIAYLKVPAFIVTLGGYLVWRGAAWWVTSGRTVAPLDSRFRLMGGGPEGAVGYTVSWILAIIACIAIGAYLLYARQQRKRFNFPQRPVWAEGVLALLGCGAVIGAVLVFNAYPWPIRIAENYANANGIPVPEGGLFISHGIAIPVLIAVAVGVAMTFIATRTRFGRYVFAMGGNPEAAELAGINTRWVTVKIFMLMGVLCAIAASISSARLNAATNAMGTLDELYVIAAAVIGGTSLSGGVGTIVGAMIGALVMQSLQSGMVLMGLDSPLQSIVVGIVLVVAVWLDTLYRNRAQ, encoded by the coding sequence ATGTCGTCATCCAACACGCCGGCCTTTTCGGTAGGCACGCCCGTCCGGCGGTTCATGAGCGCTACAGAAATCGATACACGCCTCTTGGGCATGGTCGGCGCGCTACTCCTGATTTGGGTGGGCTTTCACTTCCTTTCTGGCGGATTGTTTCTGACGCCTCGGAACCTTTGGAATCTATCGGTGCAGACCGCTTCGATCTCCATCATGGCGACCGGCATGGTGCTTGTGATCGTCACCCGGAACATCGATCTTTCCGTGGGCTCGCTTCTGGGCATTATCGCCATGGTCATGGGCGTGACGCAGGCCGAATACTTGCCGGCCATGCTTGGCTTCGGGCACCCGTTCATTTGGGCGATAACGCTTGCCGTCGGGCTTGCCTGCGGGCTGGTGATCGGTGCGCTGCAGGGCAGTATCATCGCCTATCTCAAGGTGCCGGCCTTCATCGTGACACTCGGCGGCTATCTCGTCTGGCGCGGAGCGGCCTGGTGGGTGACCTCGGGACGGACTGTGGCACCTCTCGACTCGCGCTTCCGTTTGATGGGCGGTGGCCCTGAAGGAGCGGTCGGCTACACAGTGAGCTGGATTTTGGCGATCATTGCCTGCATCGCCATCGGCGCCTATCTGCTTTATGCCCGCCAGCAACGCAAACGATTCAACTTTCCGCAGCGACCGGTTTGGGCCGAAGGCGTTCTCGCGCTGCTGGGCTGCGGCGCGGTGATCGGTGCCGTGCTTGTCTTCAACGCCTATCCCTGGCCGATCCGTATCGCCGAGAACTACGCCAACGCAAATGGAATCCCGGTTCCCGAAGGCGGGCTGTTCATCTCGCACGGCATCGCCATTCCGGTGCTGATCGCTGTCGCGGTCGGCGTGGCGATGACCTTCATCGCGACCCGCACGCGGTTCGGTCGCTACGTCTTTGCCATGGGCGGCAACCCGGAAGCGGCGGAGCTTGCAGGCATCAACACCCGCTGGGTGACGGTCAAGATCTTCATGCTCATGGGCGTGCTCTGCGCTATCGCGGCTTCGATCTCATCGGCCCGTCTTAACGCGGCGACCAACGCCATGGGCACGCTCGACGAGCTCTACGTCATTGCCGCGGCGGTGATCGGGGGCACATCGCTCTCGGGAGGCGTCGGAACCATTGTGGGCGCGATGATCGGCGCGCTGGTGATGCAGTCGCTGCAGTCCGGCATGGTGCTGATGGGGCTCGACAGCCCGCTGCAGTCGATCGTGGTGGGTATCGTTCTGGTGGTGGCGGTCTGGCTCGACACGCTCTACCGCAACCGGGCGCAGTAA
- the xylF gene encoding D-xylose ABC transporter substrate-binding protein, translated as MRNLAAALLGTTVLFTLAGGALAQDDGVVVGVSWSNFQEERWRTDEAAIQAKLEELGATYISADAQSSASKQLTDIESLIAQGADALIVLAQDSDAIQPAISAAVAEGIPVVGYDRLIENPDAFYLTFDNTEVGRIQAREVQAVAPTGNYVFIKGSSTDPNADFLFAGAMEVLQPAIDAGDIVNVGEAYTDGWLPENAQANMEQFLTANNNEVDAVVAANDGTAGGAIAALAAQGLDGSVPVSGQDADHAALNRVALGTQTVSVWKDSRELGAAAAEIAVELAEGAALTDIEGAVMFNGGPNGVEMTSRFLAPVAITQENLDVVIDAGWVSQDVVCQGVEAGTVAACD; from the coding sequence ATGAGGAATCTTGCAGCGGCCCTTTTGGGCACGACTGTTCTTTTCACCTTGGCCGGGGGCGCGCTGGCTCAGGACGATGGCGTCGTTGTCGGCGTATCCTGGTCTAATTTCCAGGAGGAGCGGTGGAGAACCGACGAAGCGGCCATTCAGGCAAAGCTCGAGGAATTGGGCGCCACTTACATTTCGGCCGATGCGCAATCATCGGCATCCAAGCAGCTCACCGATATCGAAAGCCTGATCGCACAGGGTGCCGATGCCCTGATCGTTCTGGCGCAAGACTCAGACGCTATCCAACCGGCCATTTCCGCGGCCGTGGCTGAAGGCATTCCGGTGGTCGGCTATGATCGCCTGATCGAAAATCCGGATGCCTTCTACCTTACCTTCGACAACACCGAAGTCGGCCGCATCCAGGCCCGTGAAGTCCAAGCCGTCGCACCGACCGGCAACTATGTGTTCATCAAGGGTTCGAGCACCGACCCCAACGCCGACTTCCTGTTTGCCGGCGCCATGGAGGTTCTCCAGCCGGCAATCGACGCCGGCGATATCGTCAACGTTGGCGAAGCCTATACCGATGGGTGGCTTCCCGAGAACGCCCAGGCCAATATGGAACAGTTCCTTACGGCCAACAACAACGAGGTCGATGCCGTGGTCGCCGCCAATGATGGCACCGCGGGTGGCGCCATCGCTGCGCTGGCGGCGCAGGGTCTCGATGGTTCGGTACCCGTCTCCGGGCAGGATGCCGACCATGCGGCGCTCAACCGCGTTGCGCTGGGCACACAGACGGTTTCAGTCTGGAAGGACAGCCGTGAACTGGGCGCTGCTGCCGCGGAGATCGCGGTCGAGTTGGCTGAGGGCGCCGCGCTCACCGATATTGAAGGTGCGGTCATGTTCAATGGTGGTCCGAACGGCGTCGAAATGACATCGCGGTTCCTCGCGCCCGTGGCCATCACCCAGGAAAATCTCGATGTCGTCATTGACGCGGGCTGGGTGAGCCAGGACGTGGTTTGCCAGGGCGTCGAAGCCGGTACCGTCGCTGCTTGCGACTAA
- a CDS encoding ROK family transcriptional regulator, with protein sequence MAQGVADTEMIRRQNRQLVLDALRRHGPLSRSQVASTIGLSNATLTAIAAELVGDGILTELAELVIGAKSRGRPGVRLAHNRDAGFVLLIEIDVNRCRLSLIDYSGVLVDRVETTVDPALFARTPPAVYFVERIGMMIGRNADIANAIHAVSISVQGILDSAGASLKWSPIAHLAGHDIIGPIHRRLGLSAQLFKRGRLMADGMRWLDPTLDSGTVATIHIGSTIGMGLTFPNGRPETDLGTEFGHMVHVPGGALCRCGARGCIESYAADYAILRAAYSVPEQATPASSVPAADFQQLAMRARQGERNARRAFTSAGQAIGYGINRLISIIEIDRIVLLGPTTAAYDLIEPGIAEGATASLMGKIRGLPPITRVADAGEPIYRGLMMKTLTEIDQAFASRVVAPPVRRSAE encoded by the coding sequence GTGGCGCAAGGCGTTGCGGATACCGAGATGATCCGGCGTCAGAACCGGCAGCTCGTGCTGGATGCTTTGCGCCGGCACGGCCCGTTGTCGCGTTCTCAGGTGGCGTCCACAATCGGGTTATCCAACGCCACGCTAACTGCCATTGCCGCCGAATTGGTCGGCGACGGCATTCTTACCGAACTCGCCGAGCTCGTGATTGGCGCGAAGTCACGCGGGCGGCCTGGCGTCCGCCTGGCGCACAATCGCGATGCAGGTTTCGTTCTGCTTATCGAGATCGACGTGAACCGCTGCCGCCTTTCGCTTATCGATTATTCCGGTGTTCTGGTGGATCGGGTCGAAACCACCGTTGACCCTGCCCTCTTCGCGCGAACGCCACCGGCCGTCTATTTCGTGGAGCGGATCGGTATGATGATCGGCCGCAATGCCGACATCGCCAATGCCATCCACGCCGTGTCGATTTCGGTGCAGGGCATCCTCGATTCCGCCGGCGCCAGCCTTAAATGGTCGCCTATTGCGCACCTCGCCGGACATGACATCATCGGTCCCATCCATCGTCGCCTTGGGCTCAGCGCGCAGCTTTTCAAGCGTGGGCGGCTGATGGCCGACGGCATGCGCTGGCTGGATCCGACGCTCGATTCGGGAACGGTGGCGACCATCCACATCGGTTCGACGATCGGAATGGGCCTAACTTTCCCCAACGGCCGGCCCGAGACCGATCTGGGCACCGAGTTTGGGCATATGGTGCACGTACCGGGCGGCGCCCTGTGTCGCTGCGGGGCACGCGGCTGCATCGAATCCTATGCGGCCGACTACGCCATTCTGCGCGCCGCCTATTCGGTTCCCGAACAGGCAACGCCGGCGAGTTCGGTCCCTGCTGCCGATTTTCAGCAGCTCGCGATGCGGGCCCGGCAAGGCGAGCGCAACGCACGCCGCGCCTTCACCAGTGCGGGACAGGCGATCGGTTATGGCATCAACCGGCTGATCTCCATCATCGAGATCGACAGGATCGTCCTGCTCGGCCCCACGACCGCCGCCTACGACCTGATCGAACCGGGCATCGCCGAAGGCGCGACCGCCTCGCTGATGGGCAAGATTCGCGGGCTTCCCCCGATCACGCGGGTCGCCGATGCGGGGGAGCCGATCTACCGGGGGCTGATGATGAAAACGCTGACCGAAATCGATCAAGCTTTCGCCAGCCGTGTCGTCGCTCCGCCCGTCCGGCGTTCGGCCGAGTAG
- a CDS encoding NADH:flavin oxidoreductase/NADH oxidase, with protein MAGPKLFEPITVGGKELVNRIVIAPMCQYSAVDGQMNDWHLIHLGQLAMSGAALLTIEATAVTPEGRITYADVGLYDDATEAAMKRVIDGIRRWSDMPIAIQLAHAGRKASTEVPWKGGAQLPPDDSHGWQTESVSALPFLPSENAPTALSKADLVRIRDAFADSARRAARIGLDAIQIHAAHGYLLHQFLSPLSNKRDDEYGGSLENRLRFPLEVFDAVRAAFPADKPVTVRVSGTDWMEGGWDAAQTVAFARALEERGCDGIHVSSGGLDAGQKIPVGPSYQVPLARQVKAAVSMPVVAVGLITSSEQAEAIVATGDADMIAVARTVLYDPHWPWRVAVALGAQVKAPPQYWRSAPRQSPDLFIKD; from the coding sequence ATGGCCGGGCCAAAACTGTTTGAACCGATCACCGTCGGCGGCAAGGAACTCGTCAACCGCATCGTCATCGCACCCATGTGCCAATATTCGGCAGTCGATGGGCAGATGAACGACTGGCATCTCATCCATCTCGGACAATTGGCCATGTCGGGCGCAGCGCTGCTGACCATCGAGGCGACTGCCGTTACGCCCGAAGGGCGCATCACTTACGCTGACGTCGGACTTTATGATGACGCCACCGAAGCTGCGATGAAGCGGGTCATCGACGGTATCCGGCGCTGGTCGGACATGCCGATCGCGATTCAGCTCGCCCATGCGGGCCGCAAGGCGAGCACGGAGGTGCCCTGGAAGGGCGGGGCCCAGTTGCCGCCCGATGATTCTCACGGTTGGCAGACGGAATCGGTCTCCGCCTTGCCCTTCCTTCCGAGCGAAAACGCTCCGACCGCCTTGAGCAAGGCCGATCTGGTCCGCATCCGGGACGCGTTTGCCGATTCCGCCCGCCGGGCGGCGCGCATCGGGCTCGATGCCATCCAGATCCATGCCGCCCATGGCTATCTCCTGCATCAATTCCTTTCGCCGCTCTCCAACAAGCGCGACGATGAATATGGCGGATCACTGGAAAACCGGCTGAGATTCCCGCTCGAAGTTTTCGATGCCGTGCGCGCGGCGTTTCCTGCGGATAAGCCCGTAACCGTTCGTGTTTCGGGCACCGATTGGATGGAAGGCGGCTGGGACGCCGCGCAGACCGTGGCTTTTGCAAGGGCACTCGAGGAACGCGGCTGCGACGGCATCCATGTCTCGAGCGGTGGGCTCGACGCCGGGCAGAAGATTCCGGTCGGTCCGAGCTATCAGGTTCCGCTGGCGCGGCAGGTCAAGGCGGCCGTCTCCATGCCGGTGGTGGCCGTGGGGCTGATCACCTCATCGGAGCAGGCCGAGGCTATCGTTGCCACAGGCGATGCGGATATGATCGCGGTTGCTCGCACCGTGCTCTACGATCCGCACTGGCCGTGGCGCGTGGCTGTTGCGCTCGGCGCTCAAGTCAAGGCGCCGCCGCAATACTGGCGCTCGGCACCGCGTCAATCGCCGGATTTGTTCATCAAGGATTGA
- a CDS encoding IS3 family transposase (programmed frameshift) translates to MSKRKQHSPEFKAKVALEALKGEETVSELASRFGIHPTMIHQWKRALLEGASGVFERGGRKRPEIDDEQVKDLHAKIGELAVANDFLSRKLALGREVRRGMIEPDHPVLSIGKQCTLLSIARSSFYYTPKGETEINLALMRRIDGQFLETPFFGVRQMTWHLRNEGHVINEKRVRRLMRLMGLMPIYQKPNTSRPAKGHKIWPYLLKGLRVERPNQAWAADITYLPMRRGFLYLVAIMDWHTRKVLAWRISNTLEADFCIEALNEAVHKFGPPEIMNTDQGSQFTSFAWTDRLRRMGVRISMDGKGRFLDNIFVERLWRTLKYECVYLHAWETGSQARAGVREWVDFYNNRRPHSALGGKPPAVIYWQRIDQNQPDQQVQRVA, encoded by the exons ATGTCGAAACGCAAGCAGCATTCGCCCGAGTTCAAGGCGAAGGTCGCCCTGGAAGCATTGAAGGGCGAAGAGACGGTATCGGAATTGGCGAGCCGGTTCGGAATTCACCCCACGATGATCCACCAATGGAAACGGGCGTTGCTCGAAGGGGCATCGGGTGTGTTCGAGCGCGGCGGGCGCAAAAGGCCTGAGATTGACGATGAACAGGTCAAGGATCTGCATGCCAAGATCGGAGAGCTGGCCGTCGCCAACGATTTTTTGTCCAGAAAGCTC GCCTTGGGGCGGGAAGTGAGGCGAGGGATGATAGAACCTGATCACCCCGTGCTCTCAATTGGCAAACAGTGCACGCTGCTGTCGATCGCGCGCTCTTCGTTCTACTACACGCCGAAAGGCGAGACCGAGATCAACCTTGCCCTGATGCGCAGGATCGATGGGCAATTCCTGGAGACGCCCTTCTTCGGAGTCCGGCAGATGACCTGGCACCTGCGCAATGAAGGTCACGTGATAAACGAGAAGCGCGTGCGTCGGCTGATGCGGCTCATGGGCCTGATGCCGATTTATCAGAAGCCCAATACCTCGAGACCAGCCAAGGGGCACAAGATCTGGCCCTATCTTCTGAAGGGGTTGAGGGTGGAGCGCCCGAACCAGGCCTGGGCTGCGGATATCACGTATTTACCGATGCGCCGGGGCTTTCTCTACCTGGTGGCCATCATGGACTGGCACACCCGCAAGGTCTTGGCATGGCGCATCTCGAACACGCTGGAGGCAGACTTCTGCATCGAGGCGTTGAACGAGGCGGTCCACAAGTTCGGTCCGCCCGAGATCATGAACACCGATCAGGGGAGCCAGTTCACGTCCTTTGCCTGGACCGATCGGTTGCGACGAATGGGGGTGCGCATCTCCATGGATGGCAAGGGCCGGTTCCTCGACAACATCTTTGTCGAGCGGCTCTGGAGAACCCTCAAATACGAATGCGTCTACCTGCACGCCTGGGAGACCGGGTCACAGGCCCGCGCCGGCGTCCGCGAATGGGTGGACTTCTATAATAACCGACGCCCTCATTCCGCCCTTGGCGGAAAACCGCCTGCCGTGATCTATTGGCAGCGCATTGACCAAAACCAACCCGACCAGCAGGTGCAACGAGTAGCTTAA
- a CDS encoding glycoside hydrolase family 108 protein — translation MARANFAAALSAVLLHEGGWANNPKDPGGATMKGVTLATYRRYRPGATKEQLRNITDAELQRIYRDGYWDVIRGDDLPAGVDYAVFDFAVNSGPSRAAKFLQRMVGVPQDGKIGPVTLSAVRAANPEAIIRNLCNQRQAWLQTLSTFATFGKGWTRRVSEVKAKALAMAAEPIRQPDDPGVDTPTERPKVNWPAIIELLPENGTLT, via the coding sequence ATGGCACGTGCGAATTTCGCGGCGGCTCTTTCTGCTGTCTTGCTGCACGAAGGAGGATGGGCCAACAACCCCAAGGACCCCGGCGGCGCGACCATGAAGGGCGTCACGCTGGCGACCTATCGCCGGTATCGGCCTGGCGCGACCAAAGAGCAGCTTCGCAATATCACCGACGCTGAATTGCAGCGCATCTACCGCGATGGGTATTGGGACGTGATCCGGGGCGACGATCTCCCGGCAGGCGTTGACTATGCCGTCTTCGATTTCGCGGTGAACAGCGGGCCTTCAAGAGCGGCCAAGTTCCTCCAGCGCATGGTTGGTGTGCCGCAAGACGGGAAGATAGGCCCTGTGACGCTCTCTGCCGTCCGCGCGGCCAATCCTGAGGCGATCATCCGCAACCTGTGCAATCAGCGCCAAGCATGGCTTCAGACGCTCAGCACGTTCGCCACCTTCGGCAAGGGATGGACCCGCCGCGTAAGTGAGGTGAAGGCCAAGGCGCTAGCAATGGCCGCCGAGCCCATCCGCCAGCCTGACGACCCGGGCGTGGATACTCCCACCGAGCGGCCCAAGGTCAACTGGCCCGCAATCATTGAGCTACTCCCCGAAAATGGGACGCTGACGTAA
- a CDS encoding O-antigen ligase family protein has translation MVFWGIFLVLLLACFRGPLTFLMGNLATVAVAFPVFLLALLIDWPKALHQIRRPEIWIALCLIVWTAIKIPFSDSLVRGSLGFGHLAFPIVAFLIFLALMSSANLRPRSYFKIALGISAVLAAGVAVEVVFDQPLSTLLQHSVPQDVAEMFAPFRVGSFIGASLPFGVVISLLLPFVIVAALRQPNVWTYALLVSFVPMILATYGRGAMLQSAIAALAAIVLLAINRYSTPANERVRFPRLPVWQAASAAALVIAALPFAYNAVPNSISDRFESGLSTACGIASFGRLCIEIPVTSQAEARADGPDISQAESQSGRPDIPQAQAGDVCDVVLSVRERRGDDFDADAVYDRCLQGAASGLDVSSIGRFEVYNAIFAYQDTWTKRIFGGSLMASGNFVKNFGFDYLIPGVEASESYYLKLYSEVGLVGAVLFVALLLTAIVRPVIRAFTLPKDQWTFAGLASAAALAGISLEMAFLQSLENPVVALVFGWVLAIAVFSAKSPTEEHN, from the coding sequence TTGGTATTTTGGGGCATTTTCCTTGTCTTGCTTCTAGCGTGCTTTCGAGGCCCGCTGACATTTTTGATGGGAAATCTTGCAACCGTAGCAGTCGCTTTTCCCGTCTTCTTGCTTGCGCTTCTGATAGATTGGCCGAAGGCGCTTCATCAAATCCGACGCCCCGAGATTTGGATCGCGCTTTGCTTAATCGTTTGGACCGCGATCAAAATACCATTCTCAGATAGCTTGGTGAGAGGCTCTCTCGGCTTTGGTCACCTCGCGTTCCCCATTGTCGCCTTTCTTATATTCTTGGCGCTGATGAGTTCCGCGAACCTGCGGCCCCGTTCTTACTTCAAAATAGCCTTGGGAATTTCTGCCGTTCTCGCGGCTGGTGTAGCGGTAGAGGTTGTATTCGATCAACCGCTCTCGACGTTGTTGCAGCACTCCGTTCCCCAAGACGTTGCCGAGATGTTCGCGCCGTTCCGCGTTGGCTCGTTCATAGGCGCATCGTTGCCATTTGGCGTGGTTATTTCCCTCCTGCTCCCGTTTGTCATCGTGGCCGCTCTTAGACAGCCGAACGTTTGGACCTACGCGCTTCTTGTCAGCTTCGTTCCGATGATCCTTGCTACATACGGGCGCGGCGCGATGCTTCAGTCCGCGATTGCTGCGCTGGCAGCAATTGTGCTTCTGGCAATCAATCGGTATTCCACACCAGCGAATGAGCGGGTGAGATTTCCCCGCCTCCCGGTCTGGCAGGCTGCTAGCGCTGCCGCCCTAGTGATTGCCGCTCTTCCATTTGCGTACAACGCCGTACCTAACTCAATCTCAGATCGTTTTGAATCCGGGCTCTCTACCGCTTGCGGAATAGCCTCATTTGGCAGGCTGTGTATTGAGATACCGGTTACCTCCCAAGCCGAAGCTCGGGCCGATGGCCCAGATATTTCCCAAGCCGAATCCCAGAGTGGCCGCCCAGATATTCCCCAAGCTCAGGCCGGCGACGTCTGCGACGTTGTGCTTAGCGTGAGGGAGCGGCGAGGAGACGACTTTGACGCCGACGCCGTTTACGATCGATGCCTGCAAGGCGCAGCATCTGGGCTTGATGTGTCCAGCATCGGGCGCTTCGAGGTCTACAATGCAATCTTTGCGTACCAAGACACCTGGACGAAGCGGATATTCGGCGGGTCGCTAATGGCATCGGGAAACTTCGTCAAGAACTTCGGGTTTGACTATCTGATTCCAGGAGTAGAAGCCTCCGAAAGCTATTACCTAAAGCTGTATAGCGAGGTAGGCTTGGTAGGCGCTGTTCTCTTCGTCGCGCTGCTACTCACAGCAATCGTGCGGCCGGTGATACGGGCTTTCACTCTGCCAAAAGATCAATGGACATTTGCCGGCCTCGCATCGGCCGCCGCACTAGCTGGGATATCGCTGGAAATGGCCTTCCTACAGTCGCTGGAAAACCCCGTCGTGGCGCTCGTGTTCGGTTGGGTCTTGGCCATTGCCGTGTTTAGCGCCAAATCCCCAACAGAGGAGCACAACTGA